The following is a genomic window from Helicobacter sp. NHP19-003.
AGGGCGTTGGCTAAAAAGTCTGGAAAGGGCATGCTCTCGCCAAAGGGGGCTAAGATGACTTTATGGGCGTAGTGGTATTGCCCCTTGTCAAAAATGTAGGTGGAGTTGTAGATGGTCTTGCCCTCTTCATAGAGCGCACCCGTGATGATGGTGATTTGCTCGCTTAATTGCAATAAGGGGGGGATTAAAAGGCTTTTATTTAAGGCGATGGGGAAGGCAGTTTCGGGCAAGATCACAATTTTTTGGTGCTTTTTAACCGCTTGATGGATGAGGGCAAAGTTTGCATCAATGTTTGACTTCAACTCAGCACTGCTCCACTTGTCGCTTTGGTTGATTTGGGTGCTGATGGGCTCAATGCCCTCTAGGGGCACAGAGCTTTTGGGTATTTGTAGAGCGCACACAAAGAGCACCCCCGCTACAATGCGGGCGTAAAGGGGACTCAAACGCCTATCTGCCAAGAGTGCAAGCGCACAAAGGATCAAGAAAAAGCTGAGTTTATCCACTTTAAAGAAAGAGTAGGCAAAGAAGGCATCGGGGATAAACCAATCAAAACCAAAGGGGTGTATGGCACTAGACAGCCACAGAGCAGGCACTCTAAAGAGCACAGATTGTTTAAAGAGCAAGAGATAAAAGAACCCCCCATAACAGCACGCCACTAATAGGGCGATGAGGGGCATTAAAAAGGGGTAGGCATTGTAACGAAAACTTAGAGCGGTCCAGTAAAACATGCCAAAGCCCACGAACAGCCCGAATACAAAGCGTTGTTCGACCCTTAGGCGCAAACATGCCCATAAGCTTAAGGGGGCTAAAATGCTCTCTAACACTGCTAAGGTTTTGGGCGCACCGCTTAAAGCCACACCCACATACAAGGGGGCTAAAAACAACACAGCCCAAAAAATAGGCAATTTTAGGGGCGAAAAAAGAGGGTGTTTCAGACTTAAAAAAAACAAACGAAAACCTTAAGGCAATTATATTTTAAGTTTTGCATTGTAAAATACCTTATCTTAAAGATTGCGTTTAGGGCGTTTATTGATTTTTTAAAAGATGGTGCTGATGGGCTCTTATGTTGACATCGCTTTATTAGTGTTTGTGGTCGTGATCGGGATTCGGGGGTTTTACAACGGCTTTGTTGATGAAGTGGCCGGGTTGTTGGGCATTGTTACGGGGGTGTTTTTGGCTTCTAGATGGGCTAGTGCTGTGGGGGCGAGATTTGCCAACCATGTTTATGCCTTTAAAGACCCTTCTATGAACGATTTGGTCGGCTTTGTGGTGGTGTTGGCGGGGGTGTGGATCGCCTTTTTGGTGGTGGGGATTGTGGTGAGTAAGGCGATCACCCTTAGCAATTTGGGCGTGTTGGATAAAATCTTGGGTTTTGTCTTTGCGTGCACTAAGATATTTTTGATTTTATCTTTCTTGGTCTATGCCATCTCCCGCCTAGCCTTCATGAAAACCATAGACAACTACCTACACACCCACAGCCAAGTCTATCCCTACATGCACGGCGTGGCTTCGCACATTTTGCAAATTAAGGAAGTCCAAGAGTTTGGCGAGATGATCCAACAAAAAGCCCAAAACGCCAAAAAAGAGGGCGCGCAGACTTTAGAAAAAACGCAAAAAAATCTTGAACCAACCCACTAAAAGCGAAATCCATGTTTGACACCCCCTATATCCAACAACGCTTGCAGAAAGCAGACGGCTTACGCCAAGCGCATAAAAACCCTTATGACAACCAAGTCCAGCGCACCCTAGACAACGCCCATTTTTTAGAGAAGTTTAGCGATTTACACACAAAAGATGAGCCTAAAGACCCTACAAGCACAAACGCCCTAGTGGGGCGGGTGCGCTTTATCCGCCTCATGGGCAAGGCGTGTTTCCTCAAAATTGAGGATCAAAGCGCACAAGTGCAGGTGTATTTGTCCCAAAACGACCTAGGTAAAGAGGGCTTTGAGGACTTTAAAAAATGCGTGGAGGTGGGCGACATTGTCAATGTGATCGGCTACCCCTTTGTGACCAAAACCGGCGAACTCAGCCTACACGCCACCGCCTATAAGATTTTAACCAAAGCCATCGTGCCCCTGCCCGAGAAGTTTCACGGCTTAAGCGATATAGAGCTGCGCTACCGTCAACGCTATGTGGATTTAATCGCCAACCCCGAAGTCAAAGAGGTGTTTAAAACCCGCAGTAAAATTGTCGCCACCATCCGCCGTTTCTTTGAAGACAAGGGCTTTTTAGAGGTGGAAACCCCGATGATGCACCCCATCGCCGGGGGGGCAAATGCCCGCCCTTTCATCACCTACCACAACGCCCTAGAAGTAGAGCGTTACTTGCGTATCGCCCCCGAATTGTATTTAAAACGCCTTGTGGTGGGTGGGTTTGAGGCGGTGTTTGAGATCAACCGCAATTTTAGAAACGAGGGGATGGACCACTCCCACAACCCCGAGTTCACAATGTTAGAATTTTATTGGGCGTATAAGACTTATGAGGATTTGATCACACTCACCAAAGAGCTCTTTAGCACGCTGCTGCACGCCTTAAACTTGCCCAGCACGATCGCCTACCAAGAACACCAAATTGATTTTAACGCCGTGCGGGTGCTGGGCTTTAAAGAGGCTTTAGTGCAAGTGGGTGGGCTAGACAAAGACACCATCAACGACCCCAAGAAACTCCAAAACCACCTAGAAAAAGAGGGTGTGCGTTTAGAGGGCTTACTCACTTATGGCAAACTTTTGGCCGAAGCTTTTGATTTGTGCGTGGAGCATAAACTCATCAATCCAACCTTCATCACAGAATACCCCATTGAAATCAGTCCGCTGGCGCGGCGTAACGACTCTAACCCCGAGATCGCCGACCGATTCGAGCTTTTCATTGCAGGCAAAGAGATCGCCAATGGCTTTAGTGAGCTCAACGACCCCATTGACCAATACGGGCGTTTTGAGGAACAAGTGAAAGCCAAAGAGAGTGGGGATGAAGAGGCGCAATTCATGGACACCGATTATGTGTGGGCTTTAGGGCATGGCATGCCCCCTACAGCCGGCGAGGGGATCGGCATCGATCGCTTGGTGATGCTCCTTACAAATTCTAAAACGATCAA
Proteins encoded in this region:
- a CDS encoding apolipoprotein N-acyltransferase, producing MFFLSLKHPLFSPLKLPIFWAVLFLAPLYVGVALSGAPKTLAVLESILAPLSLWACLRLRVEQRFVFGLFVGFGMFYWTALSFRYNAYPFLMPLIALLVACCYGGFFYLLLFKQSVLFRVPALWLSSAIHPFGFDWFIPDAFFAYSFFKVDKLSFFLILCALALLADRRLSPLYARIVAGVLFVCALQIPKSSVPLEGIEPISTQINQSDKWSSAELKSNIDANFALIHQAVKKHQKIVILPETAFPIALNKSLLIPPLLQLSEQITIITGALYEEGKTIYNSTYIFDKGQYHYAHKVILAPFGESMPFPDFLANALDRFFFGAEVFKLGHATHFSDFKTTALPLRPLVCYEGTSAKAYKNSPPYLVVVSNNAWFVPSIEPFLQRMLLKYYARRFNKTIVHSANKSPAYILSPTLFGDQIFK
- a CDS encoding CvpA family protein, which produces MGSYVDIALLVFVVVIGIRGFYNGFVDEVAGLLGIVTGVFLASRWASAVGARFANHVYAFKDPSMNDLVGFVVVLAGVWIAFLVVGIVVSKAITLSNLGVLDKILGFVFACTKIFLILSFLVYAISRLAFMKTIDNYLHTHSQVYPYMHGVASHILQIKEVQEFGEMIQQKAQNAKKEGAQTLEKTQKNLEPTH
- the lysS gene encoding lysine--tRNA ligase — translated: MFDTPYIQQRLQKADGLRQAHKNPYDNQVQRTLDNAHFLEKFSDLHTKDEPKDPTSTNALVGRVRFIRLMGKACFLKIEDQSAQVQVYLSQNDLGKEGFEDFKKCVEVGDIVNVIGYPFVTKTGELSLHATAYKILTKAIVPLPEKFHGLSDIELRYRQRYVDLIANPEVKEVFKTRSKIVATIRRFFEDKGFLEVETPMMHPIAGGANARPFITYHNALEVERYLRIAPELYLKRLVVGGFEAVFEINRNFRNEGMDHSHNPEFTMLEFYWAYKTYEDLITLTKELFSTLLHALNLPSTIAYQEHQIDFNAVRVLGFKEALVQVGGLDKDTINDPKKLQNHLEKEGVRLEGLLTYGKLLAEAFDLCVEHKLINPTFITEYPIEISPLARRNDSNPEIADRFELFIAGKEIANGFSELNDPIDQYGRFEEQVKAKESGDEEAQFMDTDYVWALGHGMPPTAGEGIGIDRLVMLLTNSKTIKDVILFPAMKPENKDNHA